A single window of Culicoides brevitarsis isolate CSIRO-B50_1 chromosome 3, AGI_CSIRO_Cbre_v1, whole genome shotgun sequence DNA harbors:
- the LOC134835602 gene encoding heat shock 70 kDa protein 4 isoform X1, which produces MSVIGIDFGNESCFIAVAKAGGIETIANDYSLRATPAYVAFTDKNRILGVAAKNQQVTNMKNTICGFKRLIGRKFDDPHTQNELRMTANNVEKLPDGGIGFRVNYLGHEHVFSPEQLTAMLFTKLKDTSATALQTQINDCVITVPFYYTNAERKALLDAAQIAGLNVLRLMNETTATALSYGFYRTDLPAENEKSRNVIFVDCGHSSIQVSACAFNKSKLKMLAASSEQLGGRDFDYYLAEHFSNEFVTKYKIDPRTNKRAWVRLLAEVEKLKKQMSANNTKLPLGIECFMNDIDVSSTMQRADFENMCSGLFKRVEETFKKCLKESKLSLDEIHSVEIVGGSSRIPAIKQLIELIFGKTPSTTLNQDEAVSRGAALQCAIMSPAVRVREFGVTDIQNYPIKISWDGEGGHGNGELEVFPAYHAAPFSRLLSLFRREPFNVQVSYADPKNLPYPDPFIGHWVIKGVKPNVENESQEVKIKVRINHNGIVLISSAQMIEKKETTEQDQPSFDTSKDETQNPDDQTPNNTESNEPMEVQHDANRESQPQVPDNGDGGGWTQRVKGWFSSDSTKQEKKKKATTKLIELALESDTHGYSTSDLNKYIEQENKMINCDRVEKERVDARNALEEFVYDMRGRIQEGGELYEYVLDSDRENICMELDEIENWLYEEGENCERQIYKDRLAKLHKDTDPIKARHQEFCSQPAAFEKLGHAIQMARKAVDQYRSGDEKYNHLTETEILNISETADKAEKFFIDAKAKLTNVTRTKDPEVHVADVYHECDTLTTCVRSVLNRPKPTLPPTENHEADKNKANGENTDSNNKNAKLHTEETNMEVE; this is translated from the exons atgtccgTGATTGGTATAGATTTTGGAAATGAGTCTTGTTTCATTGCTGTTGCTAAAGCAGGAGGTATCGAAACAATCGCTAACGATTATAGTTTGCGAGCAACCCCTGCGTATGTAGCATTTACGGATAAAAATCGAATTCTTGGAGTAGCGGCAAAAAATCAGCAAGTCACGAATATGAAAAACACCATATGTGGTTTTAAGCGATTAATCGGAAGAAAATTCGATGATCCTCATACACAAAATGAGCTCCGTATGACTGCAAATAACGTTGAAAAGCTGCCGGATGGAGGTATCGGATTTCGTGTTAACTATTTAGGACATGAACACGTGTTCTCACCTGAACAACTAACTGCTATGCTATTTACAAAGTTAAAAGATACATCAGCTACTGCTTTACAAACGCAAATTAATGATTGTGTTATAACAGTTCCATTTTACTACACCAATGCTGAGCGAAAAGCATTGCTAGATGCTGCTCAAATTGCTGGGCTTAATGTTTTGCGGCTAATGAATGAGACAACTGCTACAGCGTTGAGCTATGGTTTTTATCGTACAGACCTTCCAGCCGAAAATGAAAAGTCTCGCAATGTGATTTTCGTGGATTGCGGACATTCGTCCATTCAGGTCTCAGCTTGTGCCTTTAATAAAAGCAAGCTCAAGATGTTAGCCGCTTCTAGTGAACAATTGGGTGGACGtgattttgattattatttggcAGAACACTTTAGTAATGAATTTGTTACCAAATATAAGATTGATCCTCGTACAAACAAACGGGCATGGGTGCGTTTGCTCGCTGAAGTAGAGAAACTAAAAAAGCAAATGTCGGCAAACAACACAAAACTGCCGCTTGGAATTGAATGTTTTATGAATGATATAGACGTTTCAAGTACAATGCAAAGGGcagattttgaaaatatgtgCTCCGGGCTTTTCAAACGAGTGGAAGagacctttaaaaaatgtctcaaagaATCGAAATTGTCTCTAGACGAGATTCATTCGGTGGAAATCGTTGGTGGCAGTAGTCGCATTCCTGCAATCAAACAACTTATTGAACTTATATTCGGAAAAACTCCTAGCACCACTTTGAACCAAGATGAAGCCGTATCAAGAGGAGCCGCATTACAATGCGCAATTATGTCTCCAGCTGTTCGAGTTCGTGAATTTGGTGTGACGGACATACAAAATTATCCTATCAAAATAAGTTGGGATGGTGAAGGTGGACATGGAAATGGAGAGCTGGAAGTGTTTCCTGCTTATCATGCAGCACCTTTCAGTCGCCTTTTATCTTTATTCAGAAGGGAGCCCTTTAACGTTCAAGTTTCTTATGCAGATCCTAAAAACCTTCCTTACCCTGATCCCTTTATTGGACATTGGGTGATCAAAGGGGTAAAACCTAATGTCGAAAATGAATCACAAGAGGTGAAAATTAAAGTACGAATCAATCATAATGGcattgttttaatttcaagtgctcagatgattgaaaaaaaagaaacaacagAGCAAGATCAACCCTCTTTTGATACTTCAAAAGACGAGACTCAAAATCCTGATGATCAAACACCGAATAACACAGAGTCCAATGAACCAATGGAAGTACAACACGAT GCAAATCGTGAATCTCAGCCACAAGTGCCTGATAACGGAGATGGAGGAGGATGGACTCAGCGGGTTAAAGGATGGTTTAGTTCG GATTCAACTAAAcaggagaagaagaaaaaagccaCTACTAAATTGATAGAGCTCGCGTTAGAATCAGACACCCATGGATACTCAACCAGTGACTTGAATAAATACATAGAACAAgagaataaaatgataaattgtgATCGAGTAGAAAAGGAACGAGTTGATGCAAGAAATGCATTGGAAGAATTTGTATATGATATGCGCGGAAGAATACAAGAGGGAGGTGAATTATACGAATATGTTCTTGATTCAGATCgtgaaaatatttgcatggagttagatgaaattgaaaattggttATATGAAGAAGGAGAAAACTGTGAAAGACAAATTTATAAAGATCGATTAGCGAAATTGCACAAGGATACGGATCCCATTAAAGCTCGTCATCAAGAGTTTTGCTCACAACCTGCTGCTTTTGAAAAGCTTGGTCATGCAATTCAAATGGCTCGTAAGGCAGTAGATCAATACAGATCCGgggatgaaaaatataatcatttgacagaaactgaaattttaaatatttctgagACAGCTGACAAAgcagaaaaattctttatcgATGCAAAAGCAAAACTTACAAACGTTACTCGGACAAAGGATCCAGAAGTTCATGTTGCTGATGTGTACCATGAATGCGATACTTTAACAACTTGTGTACGTTCGGTATTGAATCGTCCTAAACCAACACTTCCTCCTACTGAAAATCACGAAGCAGATAAAAACAAGGCAAATGGCGAAAACACAgattctaataataaaaatgctaaGTTACATACAGAAGAAACTAATATGGAAGTTGAGTAA
- the LOC134835603 gene encoding gametogenetin-binding protein 2-like: protein MAMLINVCRSQKGQELHIRKRQLPIKSEDQIFLMDLGIKGLSFDKNDCSEIYQKAFDKKVKIMTREEFFLSLLVTHKHFTRILSVSVPCVGCRRSVERLLEQLKTCVYPTLYPIEIHPNGNITINIDKLKNTASVGMILYDSDRLLNDLVEPRSKKRSRCGLHSLDSFRLRPFSEVWRDVWNSMNSICREKVSIIETDELHTILLNYLKKHKFCSECRTKIEKAYLLLVNENNRLEKEPVYISSLYAGIKRCISQCISKKHIHILHENNFIDNLIKKAEPELNESQFKHRERHAKNAQEEVLTCIGIYIYEKLRRIHLCLKEEENACQVLASVAVYALSRNFNMAVENKNGISKLELLYEEISREEKLKEQRKEQRKNKKRKKRMERKSRNSNEYCTNLKTVCVSATENDEQLEIINANNYYSMNKFIEPEVVNSVNCKSCHSYKTRVQYSLDAGYSSETHHEGILPYSTSSSITSSPAGSEIAYIDGLCNHKDTLSNIKDDECSSKPFGREIHKLSLAQMLDEANYSDEEVYDGIPDELILNFQSRQAIIKKEREELRKRLVNNFNRLCATAIVKEH, encoded by the exons ATGGCTATGCTTATCAATGTTTGTCGGTCTCAAAAAGGGCAAGAACTTCATATAAGAAAACGCCAACTTCCTATTAAAAGTGAAGATCAG ATATTTTTGATGGACTTGGGCATTAAAGGTctttcttttgataaaaatgattgcTCAGAGATATACCAGAAGGCATtcgataaaaaagttaaaattatgacacgggaagagttttttttgtctttgttaGTAACTCACAAACACTTTACGAGAATTCTAAGTGTTTCAGTTCCATGCGTTGGATGTCGGCGTTCAGTCGAACGCCTTTTGGAACAGTTAAAAACTTGTGTTTATCCTACCCTTTATCCGATTGAAATTCACCCCAACGGTAACATCACAATAAATATTGACAAACTCAAAAATACTGCAAGTGTGGGTATGATATTGTATGACAGTGATCGATTACTAAATGATTTAGTTGAGCCTCGTAGTAAAAAAAGATCAAGATGTGGACTTCACTCGTTAGATTCATTTCGATTAAGACCTTTTTCAGAAGTTTGGCGTGATGTTTGGAATAGCATGAACAGCATTTGTAGAGAAAAGGTTTCTATAATTGAAACTGATGAGCTACACACAATATTGTTGAATTATCTAAAAAAGCACAAATTTTGTTCTGAATGTCGTACAAAGATTGAAAAGGCATACCTTTTACTTGTGAATGAAAACAACAGATTAGAGAAAGAACCAGTATACATTTCATCATTGTACGCTGGAATCAAGCGATGTATTTCCCAGTGTATTTCTAAAAAACATATTCACATTCTCCATGAAAACAACTTTATTGAtaatctgataaaaaaagcTGAGCCCGAACTAAACGAAAG TCAGTTTAAGCATCGTGAGCGCCATGCAAAAAATGCTCAAGAAGAGGTGCTTACATGTATTGgtatatatatttatgaaaagttgCGCCGGATACATTTATGTCTCAAAGAGGAAGAAAATGCGTGTCAGGTTTTAGCTTCTGTAGCTGTATATGCATTGtctcgaaattttaatatggcTGTTGAAAATAAGAACGGTATTAGTAAACTTGAATTATTATACGAAGAAATAAGTCGtgaagaaaagttaaaagaacAACGGAAGgaacaaaggaaaaataaaaaaaggaaaaaacgcATGGAACGGAAAAGTAGAAATTCAAATGAATATTGCACTAATCTAAAAACTGTTTGTGTTTCTGCTACTGAAAATGATGAACAATTAGAAATTATAAATGCTAACAATTATTATTCCATGAATAAGTTTATCGAACCAGAGGTGGTTAATAGTGTAAATTGTAAATCCTGTCATTCCTATAAGACAAGGGTTCAATATTCATTGGATGCAGGTTATTCAAGCGAAACTCATCATGAGGGTATATTACCTTATTCTACATCTTCAAGTATCACTTCAAGTCCAGCAGGATCTGAAATCGCTTATATAGATGGTTTGTGCAATCATAAAGACACACTTTCCAACATAAAGGACGACGAATGTTCTTCAAAACCTTTCGGACGAGAAATACATAAATTATCTTTAGCTCAGATGTTG GATGAAGCTAATTATTCAGATGAAGAAGTATATGATGGAATTCCCGatgaactaattttaaattttcaatcaaggcaagctattattaaaaaagaacgCGAAGAATTACGAAAGCGGTTGGTCAATAATTTCAATCGCTTATGTGCCACTGCTATTGTaaaagaacattaa
- the LOC134835602 gene encoding heat shock 70 kDa protein 4 isoform X2, whose amino-acid sequence MSVIGIDFGNESCFIAVAKAGGIETIANDYSLRATPAYVAFTDKNRILGVAAKNQQVTNMKNTICGFKRLIGRKFDDPHTQNELRMTANNVEKLPDGGIGFRVNYLGHEHVFSPEQLTAMLFTKLKDTSATALQTQINDCVITVPFYYTNAERKALLDAAQIAGLNVLRLMNETTATALSYGFYRTDLPAENEKSRNVIFVDCGHSSIQVSACAFNKSKLKMLAASSEQLGGRDFDYYLAEHFSNEFVTKYKIDPRTNKRAWVRLLAEVEKLKKQMSANNTKLPLGIECFMNDIDVSSTMQRADFENMCSGLFKRVEETFKKCLKESKLSLDEIHSVEIVGGSSRIPAIKQLIELIFGKTPSTTLNQDEAVSRGAALQCAIMSPAVRVREFGVTDIQNYPIKISWDGEGGHGNGELEVFPAYHAAPFSRLLSLFRREPFNVQVSYADPKNLPYPDPFIGHWVIKGVKPNVENESQEVKIKVRINHNGIVLISSAQMIEKKETTEQDQPSFDTSKDETQNPDDQTPNNTESNEPMEVQHDDSTKQEKKKKATTKLIELALESDTHGYSTSDLNKYIEQENKMINCDRVEKERVDARNALEEFVYDMRGRIQEGGELYEYVLDSDRENICMELDEIENWLYEEGENCERQIYKDRLAKLHKDTDPIKARHQEFCSQPAAFEKLGHAIQMARKAVDQYRSGDEKYNHLTETEILNISETADKAEKFFIDAKAKLTNVTRTKDPEVHVADVYHECDTLTTCVRSVLNRPKPTLPPTENHEADKNKANGENTDSNNKNAKLHTEETNMEVE is encoded by the exons atgtccgTGATTGGTATAGATTTTGGAAATGAGTCTTGTTTCATTGCTGTTGCTAAAGCAGGAGGTATCGAAACAATCGCTAACGATTATAGTTTGCGAGCAACCCCTGCGTATGTAGCATTTACGGATAAAAATCGAATTCTTGGAGTAGCGGCAAAAAATCAGCAAGTCACGAATATGAAAAACACCATATGTGGTTTTAAGCGATTAATCGGAAGAAAATTCGATGATCCTCATACACAAAATGAGCTCCGTATGACTGCAAATAACGTTGAAAAGCTGCCGGATGGAGGTATCGGATTTCGTGTTAACTATTTAGGACATGAACACGTGTTCTCACCTGAACAACTAACTGCTATGCTATTTACAAAGTTAAAAGATACATCAGCTACTGCTTTACAAACGCAAATTAATGATTGTGTTATAACAGTTCCATTTTACTACACCAATGCTGAGCGAAAAGCATTGCTAGATGCTGCTCAAATTGCTGGGCTTAATGTTTTGCGGCTAATGAATGAGACAACTGCTACAGCGTTGAGCTATGGTTTTTATCGTACAGACCTTCCAGCCGAAAATGAAAAGTCTCGCAATGTGATTTTCGTGGATTGCGGACATTCGTCCATTCAGGTCTCAGCTTGTGCCTTTAATAAAAGCAAGCTCAAGATGTTAGCCGCTTCTAGTGAACAATTGGGTGGACGtgattttgattattatttggcAGAACACTTTAGTAATGAATTTGTTACCAAATATAAGATTGATCCTCGTACAAACAAACGGGCATGGGTGCGTTTGCTCGCTGAAGTAGAGAAACTAAAAAAGCAAATGTCGGCAAACAACACAAAACTGCCGCTTGGAATTGAATGTTTTATGAATGATATAGACGTTTCAAGTACAATGCAAAGGGcagattttgaaaatatgtgCTCCGGGCTTTTCAAACGAGTGGAAGagacctttaaaaaatgtctcaaagaATCGAAATTGTCTCTAGACGAGATTCATTCGGTGGAAATCGTTGGTGGCAGTAGTCGCATTCCTGCAATCAAACAACTTATTGAACTTATATTCGGAAAAACTCCTAGCACCACTTTGAACCAAGATGAAGCCGTATCAAGAGGAGCCGCATTACAATGCGCAATTATGTCTCCAGCTGTTCGAGTTCGTGAATTTGGTGTGACGGACATACAAAATTATCCTATCAAAATAAGTTGGGATGGTGAAGGTGGACATGGAAATGGAGAGCTGGAAGTGTTTCCTGCTTATCATGCAGCACCTTTCAGTCGCCTTTTATCTTTATTCAGAAGGGAGCCCTTTAACGTTCAAGTTTCTTATGCAGATCCTAAAAACCTTCCTTACCCTGATCCCTTTATTGGACATTGGGTGATCAAAGGGGTAAAACCTAATGTCGAAAATGAATCACAAGAGGTGAAAATTAAAGTACGAATCAATCATAATGGcattgttttaatttcaagtgctcagatgattgaaaaaaaagaaacaacagAGCAAGATCAACCCTCTTTTGATACTTCAAAAGACGAGACTCAAAATCCTGATGATCAAACACCGAATAACACAGAGTCCAATGAACCAATGGAAGTACAACACGAT GATTCAACTAAAcaggagaagaagaaaaaagccaCTACTAAATTGATAGAGCTCGCGTTAGAATCAGACACCCATGGATACTCAACCAGTGACTTGAATAAATACATAGAACAAgagaataaaatgataaattgtgATCGAGTAGAAAAGGAACGAGTTGATGCAAGAAATGCATTGGAAGAATTTGTATATGATATGCGCGGAAGAATACAAGAGGGAGGTGAATTATACGAATATGTTCTTGATTCAGATCgtgaaaatatttgcatggagttagatgaaattgaaaattggttATATGAAGAAGGAGAAAACTGTGAAAGACAAATTTATAAAGATCGATTAGCGAAATTGCACAAGGATACGGATCCCATTAAAGCTCGTCATCAAGAGTTTTGCTCACAACCTGCTGCTTTTGAAAAGCTTGGTCATGCAATTCAAATGGCTCGTAAGGCAGTAGATCAATACAGATCCGgggatgaaaaatataatcatttgacagaaactgaaattttaaatatttctgagACAGCTGACAAAgcagaaaaattctttatcgATGCAAAAGCAAAACTTACAAACGTTACTCGGACAAAGGATCCAGAAGTTCATGTTGCTGATGTGTACCATGAATGCGATACTTTAACAACTTGTGTACGTTCGGTATTGAATCGTCCTAAACCAACACTTCCTCCTACTGAAAATCACGAAGCAGATAAAAACAAGGCAAATGGCGAAAACACAgattctaataataaaaatgctaaGTTACATACAGAAGAAACTAATATGGAAGTTGAGTAA
- the LOC134835604 gene encoding 3-oxoacyl-[acyl-carrier-protein] synthase, mitochondrial, translated as MFYKILFSARKSFSKNLIHNYSSQNVQRRRVVVTGLGIISPLGNNVSTSWKKLISGECAIQRLHEKEYIKLPCHVAARLSDIELHSMFSKSDMKSMSISTMYAIAATEEALKTSNWYPNNEVDKQRTGVAVGMGMIDFTDVCDTYEALKLGYNRVSPFFVPRILSNMAAGQISIRYGFQGPNHSVSTACATGAHSIGDAFRFICHGDAEVMIAGATEACINPLSIAGFCRLRALSTSKNPKLASRPFDKSRDGFVMGEGSAILVLEELHHAKQRNANILAEILGYGVSGDASHLTAPREDGNGAVLVMSRAMSDAGIKPKDVTYINAHATSTPIGDIIEAKSIKKLFKHHCKTLKISSSKGAHGHLLGSAGNLEVAFTVMAIKDKIIPPTIGFDTTEDEIADLNFVPNEALNWPDESKMRIALKNSFGFGGTNACICISEYIP; from the coding sequence atgttttataaaattttgttttcggCTAGAAAAAGCTTTTCCAAAAACTTGATTCATAATTATTCATCACAAAATGTACAGCGAAGAAGGGTTGTTGTTACAGGTCTGGGAATAATATCACCGTTAGGCAATAATGTGTCTACTTCCTGGAAAAAGCTGATTTCCGGTGAATGTGCCATTCAAAGACTACACGAAAAAGAATATATAAAACTACCTTGTCATGTTGCTGCCCGTTTATCCGACATTGAATTACACAGTATGTTTTCAAAAAGCGATATGAAATCCATGTCTATTTCGACAATGTATGCTATTGCTGCAACAGAAGAAGCTTTAAAAACGTCAAATTGGTATCCAAATAACGAAGTTGATAAACAAAGAACCGGAGTAGCGGTTGGAATGGGAATGATTGATTTTACCGATGTATGTGATACGTATGAAGCTCTAAAACTGGGATATAATAGGGTAAgtcctttttttgttccacGGATTCTTTCAAATATGGCTGCTGGGCAAATAAGTATTCGTTATGGGTTTCAAGGGCCAAACCACAGTGTGTCTACTGCATGTGCTACTGGTGCTCATTCTATAGGCGATGCCTTTAGATTCATATGCCATGGTGACGCTGAGGTCATGATTGCCGGAGCTACGGAAGCATGCATTAATCCACTTAGTATTGCTGGGTTCTGTCGTTTACGAGCATTAAGCACATCTAAGAATCCGAAACTAGCATCAAGACCTTTTGATAAATCACGTGATGGGTTTGTAATGGGTGAAGGCTCAGCCATTCTTGTATTGGAAGAATTACATCATGCTAAGCAAAGGAATGCAAATATCTTAGCTGAAATTCTAGGTTATGGTGTTTCCGGAGACGCATCACATTTAACTGCACCTAGAGAGGACGGAAATGGAGCTGTACTCGTTATGTCGAGAGCTATGTCTGATGCAGGAATAAAGCCGAAGGATGTCACTTATATAAATGCACATGCAACTTCTACACCTATTGGTGATATTATTGAAGCTAAGTctattaaaaagttgtttaaacATCAttgtaaaactttaaaaatctcatcatCAAAAGGAGCACATGGACATTTATTAGGATCAGCCGGAAATCTAGAAGTAGCATTTACTGTAATGGCTATTAAAGATAAGATAATTCCTCCAACAATTGGGTTTGACACCACTGAAGATGAAATAGCTGATTTAAATTTCGTCCCTAACGAAGCTCTGAATTGGCCAGATGAATCAAAAATGcgaattgcattaaaaaattcctttgggTTTGGTGGAACAAATGCTTGTATTTGTATTTCAGAATATATACCATAA
- the LOC134835047 gene encoding uncharacterized protein LOC134835047 — MARFVGKRLLISRLNVLLNQKRTGYIVLVPEIGEEPGVKNPLLREDGFPEFNNVTIENCVAYVGHQALDLEKSVQNIEGQLIENNNEIEDIFGELINPIEKEVIPLETTWGLAKTIYMANSTLMPTKSYLSIHNRAFKATTMRFNSLPIFTAVKKALVTKNFTEEQTRVLEKYILETKLNGVCLLTKDRQVLNEILNKLSNLKKSYGERVNTSIKQFKHYIHDSKSMKEFPPHLLQTMADNQEQPTKGPWKVTLHPYVYKAFLEYCPNHDLRWNIWQAETRKASGYYDKNSNNSIALEEIRGLRQDQAKLLGYKNYAEMSMETKMLGSVDDVEKMLASLLERAKPAQEEEINNLVDFAESNGFKHKFEIYDISYWKRKQLLEQFDFDDEQIRDYFSTTKVLDGMFALSEQLFKIKIHERGDVVAWNEDVKVFDVFDINDSREPIGAFYIDLYRREDLKMSIHENSGWMIGIRNRSSVYKSKPLAALIFNFSKPLYGKPSLLNLQEIQKLFFEFGQTLQHLLTKANYSDVSGLSNISWDMVETSGNLMTHLLFEATTLKMISCHYSTKDELTDSQIKAIQQSKMHLSAFDLCEEIYLSTLDLELHKTREFWLDIVKSLYPKHFVFDLDKKYAYPCSFSPIFAGEWGAAYFSHLHARLIAADVHSAFEEARKLGKEEVLKVGKRYRDTFMGLGGACDQKQAFRKFRGRDPSPKALLKTIKNSPMTK, encoded by the exons ATGGCCCGGTTTGTTGGAAAAAGACTTTTAATAAGTCGATTGAACGTATtactaaatcaaaaaaggaCCGGATACATAGTATT ggtGCCCGAAATTGGCGAGGAACCTGGCGTTAAAAATCCACTGCTTCGTGAAGATGGTTTTCCAGAGTTTAACAATGTAACAATTGAAAATTGTGTAGCATATGTGGGTCATCAAGCATTAGATTTAGAAAAGAGTGTTCAGAACATTGAAGGACAACTTATTGAAAACAACAATGAAATAGAAGATATTTTTGGAGAGCTAATTAATCCCATTGAAAAAGAGGTCATTCCTTTAGAAACTACATGGGGTCTCgcaaaaacaatttatatGGCCAACTCTACGTTAATGCcaacaaaaagttatttatcaaTACATAATCGTGCTTTCAAAGCGACCACAATGAGATTTAATAGTCTGCCTATTTTTACGGCAGTTAAAAAAGCCCTcgttactaaaaattttacagaagaACAAACTCgtgttttagaaaaatatattttagaaacaaaattaaatgggGTTTGCTTGTTAACGAAAGATCGACAAGTTCTTAACgagatattaaataaattaagcaatcttaaaaaaagttatggcgaACGCGTTAATACAAGTATCAAGCAATTTAAGCATTACATACATGACAGTAAATCAATGAAAGAATTTCCTCCACATTTGTTACAAACAATGGCTGATAACCAAGAACAACCGACAAAAGGACCCTGGAAAGTTACATTACATCCTTATGTGTATAAAGCATTCTTGGAGTATTGTCCAAATCATGATTTGAGATGGAATATATGGCAAGCTGAAACAAGAAAAGCTTCGGGatattatgacaaaaattcaaataatagtATTGCTTTGGAGGAAATTCGTGGATTACGGCAAGATCAAGCAAAACTATTAG GCTATAAGAATTATGCGGAAATGTCTATGGAAACAAAAATGCTAGGAAGTGTTGATGATGTTGAAAAAATGCTAGCATCTTTATTAGAAAGAGCAAAACCTGCTCAAGAAGAAgagataaataatttagttgaCTTTGCTGAGTCAAATGGGTTTAAGCAtaagtttgaaatttatgatatttcgTATTGGAAACGAAAACAATTATTGGAACAATTTGATTTCGATGATGAACAAATACGTGATTATTTTTCCACTACCAAAGTTTTAGACGGAATGTTTGCACTATCTGAACagctctttaaaataaaaatacatgaacGTGGTGATGTTGTTGCTTGGAATGAAgatgtaaaagtttttgatgtgTTCGACATAAATGATTCAAGAGAACCTATAGGCGCGTTTTATATTGATTTGTATAGACGAGAAGatctaaaaatgtcaattcatgAAAACTCCGGATGGATGATTGGAATAAGAAACCGTTCTTCTGTATATAAATCAAAACCTTTAGCTGCTCttatatttaacttttcaaaaccACTTTATGGAAAACCATCATTGCTAAATTTACAGGAGattcaaaaactattttttgaatttggccAAACTTTACAACATTTGCTGACAAAAGCTAATTACTCTGATGTTTCTGGTCTATCAAATATATCCTGGGATATGGTTGAAACTTCTGGAAATTTAATGACTCATTTGTTATTCGAAGCAACAACGTTGAAAATGATTAGTTGCCATTATTCTACAAAAGATGAACTGACGGATAGTCAAATTAAAGCAATTCAACAATCTAAAATGCATTTATCAGCCTTTGATTTATGTGAGGAAATATATTTATCAACATTAGATTTAGAATTGCATAAAACAAGGGAATTCTGGTTGGATATAGTAAAAAGTCTCTATCCAAAACATTTCGTGTTTGATCTAGACAAAAAATATGCTTACCCTTGTTCATTCAGTCCAATATTTGCGGGAGAGTGGGGAGCTGCATATTTTAGTCATTTGCATGCTCGTCTCATTGCAGCAGATGTTCATAGTGCATTTGAAGAAGCTAGGAAACTGGGAAAAGAAGAAGTACTCAAAGTTGGAAAACGTTATAGGGACACATTTATGGGGCTTGGAGGTGCATGTGATCAAAAACAagcttttagaaaatttcgtgGAAGGGATCCAAGTCCCAAAGCTTTgcttaaaacaattaaaaatagtcCTATGACCAAGTAG